Genomic DNA from Turicibacter faecis:
TACTATGACTATGGGCTATTCTAATAGGAACCCCGGCATCTTTAGCAGCTTTTAAAGAAAATACAGATAAGGTATTAATATGCGAATGAACAATTTTATAATTACCTTCTTCTAAAACCCTTTTTAATTCTTTATGATATTTCATTACCTTTTGATATGGAGGAATAAGTACTACTTTTCCTCCCAATGATTCTATTTCATCATAGGGAATATTAGTCGAGTCATCATCACAAATAAAATCAAACTGTATCTTCGTTCGGTCAATATGACGATAATAATTCATAACGACAGATTCTACTCCACCACCGATCCATTTCCCCATAATTTGTGCAATTCTAATCGGATTTTGCTCCATAAAAACCTCCTTATAACTGATATTACTGCTAACTTGCATTTTCATCACCGAGCATTGCCGGAATTGTTAATAAAATTAATTTAATATCGAGCCATAAATTACGTGTTTTAATGTATTCGATATCAAGTTCCACCCATTCATCAAATCCAATGTTATTACGGCCACTCACCTGCCAAATACAAGTTAAACCTGGCTTAACAAGTAATCGTTGCATTTGATATGGCGTATATTGTTCTACTTCTCGTGGAAGAGCCGGTCGCGGTCCAACTAAACTCATATCACCTTTTAATACATTAAACAGTTGTGGCAATTCATCCAAACTTGTCTTACGAATAAACTTTCCTACCTTCGTAATACGCGGATCATTCTTCATTTTAAAGGCAGGGCCACTTTGTTCATTTAAATGCATTAATTCATGAAGTCTCTCCTCTGCATCCGTATACATACTTCTAAACTTATACATTTTAAATGTCTTCGGATATTCGCCATTTCTCACTTGAGAGAAAAAGATTGGCCCTTTAGGATCTTCAATTTTAATGAGGATTGCAATGATTAACATCACAGGAGATGCTAATATTAATCCAATTAACGATCCAACAATATCCATCAGACGCTTTAATACAACATAGCAAATACTTGTCTTCACTAATTCTTGACGTTGAATTGCTAATTCATTCTCCATCTCTCTACCTCCTAAAATAAAAAAGGTAGAACTCTTAATTTAAGAAATCATTAGGAGTTCTACCTTCATCTATTCTATCATTGAATAAATGGTATCTAATTTATCTCTCCCTAATTTCTTCTCTCTTTATTTAAATCCCAATTTATTTCTTTTTCCCAAAAAGTTTTCGTTTCTTTTTGTTTTCTGCCCCTTCTTCATAGCTATAATATTGATAGCTATAATATCCTTTTTTTGTGACTGGCATCATCGTCATGACAGCCCCTAACACATTCGCATTAACTGCTTCGAGTGATTTAAACGCCCTTTTTCCAGCCTCAATTTCTGTTTTCCCTGAGGCAATCGCCAAAATCACCCCATCAACAAAGGTTGATAAAACGGCGGCATCCGTTACCAGGTTAACTGGAGGTGCATCAATTAACACCACATCATAATTATCACTTAAGATTTTAATTAAATCTTGCATTTTTGTTGATCCTAATAATTCCGATGGATTAGGTGGAATTGGTCCCGAAGTTAGCACATTAATCTCACTTCCCGAAACCTTGATTACATCTTTTAATCCAACTTGGCCTGCTAACACATTCGTTAACCCTTGTTGATTCGAAACCGCAAATACTTGGTGTACACGTGGGCGACGCAAGTCGGCATCAACAATTATCACGCGATTTCCCGCCTGAGCAAAAGTCTCGGCTAAATTTGTAATAGTCGTCGTTTTCCCCTCCGACATCATCGAACTTGTCACCATTAACGTCTTAATCTGTTTATCAACACTTGAAAATTGAATATTTGTTCTTAACGTACGATAGGCTTCCGAAATTGGTGACTTACTATTCGTATGTGTAATAAGATCTAAACTCATCCCTTATCCTCCTACAATCCTTTAATATCAGGTATAGCCCCTAAAATTGGTAATCCTAAGTGACGTTCAATATCTGATGGCGTTTTGTACGTACGGTCTAAAAACTCAAGAACGAAAACTAAACCAACACTTACCATCATTCCAAGCACGGTAGCAATCGCAATATTCATCACTTTATTAGGAGCTACCGGACTTTCAGGAACCTTTGCCACATCGATTGTTGATACACTATCCACTTTCATCATCTCATTAATTTCTTGTTTGAAGATTTCTGCTTCAGTGTTCGCAATTAAAGCAGCTAACTCCGGATCGTTGTCTTTAACTGTAATTTTAAAAATCTCTGTCGTTTCTACTTGAGAAACTGAAATTTTGGAATTTAAATCTTTGGAAGATAAATCTAAATCCAGTTTTTTAATCACCTTATCCGCGATACGATTACTTTTAATAATTTGCGAATAAGTTGTAGCCAGCTTCTGACTCATTTGTAATTGATTATAATCCATCAACGCTTCTTGATTTTGCTTGTAACTAACGATCATAGTTGTTGACGCCTCGTATTGTGGTTTTAGCAAAAAGAAGCTAACCCCTGCCGCCAATATCGCAGCGATTAACGTAATACTGGCAATCATTAGCCATCGTTTTCGTAACATTCCAAATATTTCACGCAGATCAATTTCGTACTCCGTATTCTCCACTTTCATCTCCCTTTCTTTACATTAAAATTTATAATCACATTCACACCGATTATACCACAGAATTTACTCATTTTCTGAAAAAACTGTAGGAAAGCGTTGTGTTTTTTTTTGAAATTTTTGTCTTTTATTCAACAATAATCTCCTGAATCAACAAATATCAACTATAGCTCACTACTTTTTACTTCTTTTCTACATACTTTTATACCAAAACAATGACACTACTCCCAACCAAAACATGTTACTTTAGAACCCTTGACCTTCCGTTCCTTATTATACCTTATCATTACCGACATTTTCTGTCGGCACCCTTCATTTAAATAAATTTTCAGAAACTTTGTATATAAGTGACTCGGTCCAAATTCAATTATTTATAAAGATTAACCGTAAAGAGGTTATCATTTGATAATTTAAACTCGGAAACTCACTATCCTATGTAATTTTGAATCCTAAATAAAAAAAGTGGTTTCAAGCCACTCTTTCCAACTGTTATTTAAATAATCCTTTAATAATATCAATGACGTGCTGTTGTTGTTCCGCTGTCATTTTCGTATCTGACGGTAAGCAGATTCCTCGTTTAAAATAGTCTTCTGATACCGGTTGGTCATCCGTTGCTGTAAAAAATGGATACTGTTTGAAGACCGGCTGCATGTGCATCGGTTTCCATACCGGGCGCGATTCAATGTTTTCCTTTTCTAACGCTAACATGATGTCCATTGGTTTCACCTGAGATGTTTCTTTGAGGGTCATGACCGATAACCAATAGTTCGACTCCCCAAAGTCACAAATATTCATCATTTCTATATCTTCAATATCTCTGAAAGCTTCTTTGTATGTTTCATAAATTTCTTTCTTCTTTACAATTCGTTCATTTAAAACTTTTAGCTGTCCGCGACCGATTCCTGCAACGACATTTGACATCCGATAGTTGTAGCCGATTTCTTTATGTTCATAATGACGTTCCGCCTCACGCGATTGAGTCGCCCAAAACGTCGCCTTTTTTGTGTACGCTTCATGATTAGAAACCATCATCCCTCCACCTGAAGTCGTGATGATTTTATTTCCATTAAAGGAATAGATTCCAATATCTCCTATCGTTCCGCTCATTCGTCCTTTATACGTTGATCCTAATGATTCGGCAGCGTCTTCTAAAATTGGGACGTTATATTTCTGACAGAGTTCTAAAATCAGATCCATGTCTGCACTTTGTCCATATAAGTTCACAACAACGACAGCTTTAGGAAGCTGATGGCGTTTTATGGCGTCTTCAAAAGCCTTCTTCAGGGCTTTTGGACACATGTTCCATGTTGCAGCATCGCTATCAATAAACACAGGTGTTGCTCCTAAGTATAAAATCGGATTACATGAAGCAGAAAAAGTGAGGGTTGAACAAAACACCGTGTCTCCTTCTTTAACGCCTAATGCTTTTAATCCAAGATGAATCGCTGCGGTTCCACTCGAAAGAGCAGAGGCTGATTTCACCCCGACATAATCGGCTAATTCTTGTTCAAACTGATTCACATTCGGTCCGAGTGGCGCCACCCAGTTCGTATCAAAAGCCCCTTTAACATATGCTTGTTCGTACCCTTCCTCACTCATATGAGGAGACGCTAAATATATTCGTGTCATCATTTTCATCCCCTTTATCGTCGTTGTTTAATCACGCGCGCCGGAACCCCGACCGCGGTTACATCCTGAGCTAAGTCATTTACGACGGTTGCCCCCGCTCCAATGATTGAACGAGAACCAATCGTCATCCCTTGAATCACCGTTGCTCCTGCCCCAATATGAGTCAAGTCGCCCACAGTCACGGTCCCGCATAAAGTAGCGTTAGGAGAGAGATGAACAT
This window encodes:
- a CDS encoding sugar transferase; protein product: MENELAIQRQELVKTSICYVVLKRLMDIVGSLIGLILASPVMLIIAILIKIEDPKGPIFFSQVRNGEYPKTFKMYKFRSMYTDAEERLHELMHLNEQSGPAFKMKNDPRITKVGKFIRKTSLDELPQLFNVLKGDMSLVGPRPALPREVEQYTPYQMQRLLVKPGLTCIWQVSGRNNIGFDEWVELDIEYIKTRNLWLDIKLILLTIPAMLGDENAS
- a CDS encoding CpsD/CapB family tyrosine-protein kinase translates to MSLDLITHTNSKSPISEAYRTLRTNIQFSSVDKQIKTLMVTSSMMSEGKTTTITNLAETFAQAGNRVIIVDADLRRPRVHQVFAVSNQQGLTNVLAGQVGLKDVIKVSGSEINVLTSGPIPPNPSELLGSTKMQDLIKILSDNYDVVLIDAPPVNLVTDAAVLSTFVDGVILAIASGKTEIEAGKRAFKSLEAVNANVLGAVMTMMPVTKKGYYSYQYYSYEEGAENKKKRKLFGKKK
- a CDS encoding Wzz/FepE/Etk N-terminal domain-containing protein; translation: MENTEYEIDLREIFGMLRKRWLMIASITLIAAILAAGVSFFLLKPQYEASTTMIVSYKQNQEALMDYNQLQMSQKLATTYSQIIKSNRIADKVIKKLDLDLSSKDLNSKISVSQVETTEIFKITVKDNDPELAALIANTEAEIFKQEINEMMKVDSVSTIDVAKVPESPVAPNKVMNIAIATVLGMMVSVGLVFVLEFLDRTYKTPSDIERHLGLPILGAIPDIKGL
- a CDS encoding DegT/DnrJ/EryC1/StrS family aminotransferase — encoded protein: MTRIYLASPHMSEEGYEQAYVKGAFDTNWVAPLGPNVNQFEQELADYVGVKSASALSSGTAAIHLGLKALGVKEGDTVFCSTLTFSASCNPILYLGATPVFIDSDAATWNMCPKALKKAFEDAIKRHQLPKAVVVVNLYGQSADMDLILELCQKYNVPILEDAAESLGSTYKGRMSGTIGDIGIYSFNGNKIITTSGGGMMVSNHEAYTKKATFWATQSREAERHYEHKEIGYNYRMSNVVAGIGRGQLKVLNERIVKKKEIYETYKEAFRDIEDIEMMNICDFGESNYWLSVMTLKETSQVKPMDIMLALEKENIESRPVWKPMHMQPVFKQYPFFTATDDQPVSEDYFKRGICLPSDTKMTAEQQQHVIDIIKGLFK